The DNA segment TCTGTTCAACGGGTATCATTTGTTATAATAAGCTATCCTGGAGAACCGGAACGTTTTTAACTCACAGAAGGAGGGGTATTCGTGAAGAACAAAGGGACGTCATTGTTGGTGAAAATCAGTATCGGTTTTGTGCTGGGTATCGTCTTTGGCTTTCTCGTGGGGCCCATGGCGGCGGACAACGCGTTGCTGAAGGAGTATGTCATGCCTCTCCTGGACGCCGTGGGGAAAATCTTTCTTACGCTTCTGAAGATGCTGATCGTTCCGCTGGTTTTCTCCAGTATCGTGGTGGGGGCCGCTTCCATCGGAGATCCGAGGTCACTGGGGCGAATCGGGATCAAGACCCTCGTGCTGTACCTCCTGACCACGGCGGTGGCCATTGCCATTGGCCTCGTCCTGGGCAACCTGATCCAGCCGGGTATCGGCATGAACATCGCCGGGGCAGCCGGGAAGGCCCAGGAGGGCAAACCGCTGCTGGACGTCTTCCTCGACATTTTCCCGTCGAACCCGCTGGACTCCCTCGTGAAGGCCAACATGCTGCAGATCATCGTCTTCGCGCTGTTCTTCGGCGTGGCGTGCCTGTTTGCCGGCGAGAAGGGTAAACGCATCGTCGGCGCTTTCGACGCCATCGCCGAGGTCATGTACTCCATGACTCACATGATCATGCGACTGGCTCCTTACGGCGTTTTCGCGCTGATCGCCGTCACCGCGGCAAAATACGGATTCTCCATACTGGCGCCCTTCGCCAAGGTCATCGGCGCGGTTTACGCGGGTTGCATCCTCCACGCCCTCGTCGTCTATTCGGGGATGGTCGTCGTGTTCTGCAAGAGATCTCCGCTCTGGTACTTCAAGGGCGTTCAGGAGGCCTCCATCACGGCCTTCGTCACCCGTTCCAGCTCCGCCACGCTGCCCGTCACCATCGCCAACGTTCGGGACAACCTGGGGGTCTCGGAGAGCATCAGCTCCTTCGTCCTGCCTTTGGGGGCCACCATCAACATGGACGGGACCGCCCTCTATCAGGGAGTCTGCGCCCTGTTCGTCGCTCAGGCCTTCGGCATCGACCTGTCGATAAACGCCCAGATCGGAATCATCCTTACGGCGACTCTGGCTTCCATCGGCACGGCGGGCGTTCCCGGAGCGGGGCTGATCATGCTGACGCTGGTTCTGACCAGCACCGGACTGCCCATTGAAGGAATCGGCCTTGTGGCGGGCATCGACGCCATTCTCGACGCCATGCGCACCTGCGTCAACGTCACCGGAGATACCGCCGTCTGCGCGGTTGTGGCGGCCACGGAAGGGGAAAAACTGACGCCCTCCGACGCGGTGGTAAACTGAGAGCCGCTTAACCAAAAAACCCAAAGAAATAAAGGAAATGAAAAAACGCGGACGGGGTTCTTTCTCCTCGTCCGCACGCTTTTTTTTGCGC comes from the Synergistaceae bacterium genome and includes:
- a CDS encoding dicarboxylate/amino acid:cation symporter, whose product is MKNKGTSLLVKISIGFVLGIVFGFLVGPMAADNALLKEYVMPLLDAVGKIFLTLLKMLIVPLVFSSIVVGAASIGDPRSLGRIGIKTLVLYLLTTAVAIAIGLVLGNLIQPGIGMNIAGAAGKAQEGKPLLDVFLDIFPSNPLDSLVKANMLQIIVFALFFGVACLFAGEKGKRIVGAFDAIAEVMYSMTHMIMRLAPYGVFALIAVTAAKYGFSILAPFAKVIGAVYAGCILHALVVYSGMVVVFCKRSPLWYFKGVQEASITAFVTRSSSATLPVTIANVRDNLGVSESISSFVLPLGATINMDGTALYQGVCALFVAQAFGIDLSINAQIGIILTATLASIGTAGVPGAGLIMLTLVLTSTGLPIEGIGLVAGIDAILDAMRTCVNVTGDTAVCAVVAATEGEKLTPSDAVVN